Proteins from a genomic interval of Deinococcus sp. QL22:
- a CDS encoding Uma2 family endonuclease, giving the protein MSVFTLKAMSVDKYLRTEECTPVKREYVGGDVYPLHGVGNVQAGTSQAHAEICGNIYATLHGPTKTKGCRLYQSEMKLRIESSNTFSYPDVMAV; this is encoded by the coding sequence ATGAGCGTCTTCACCCTGAAAGCCATGAGCGTGGACAAGTACCTGCGCACCGAGGAGTGCACCCCAGTGAAGCGCGAGTACGTGGGCGGTGATGTGTACCCGCTGCATGGCGTGGGCAACGTACAGGCCGGAACCAGTCAGGCCCACGCCGAAATCTGCGGCAACATCTACGCCACGCTGCACGGCCCCACCAAAACCAAGGGGTGTCGCCTGTACCAGAGCGAGATGAAACTGAGGATCGAAAGCAGCAATACCTTCTCTTACCCCGACGTGATGGCTGTGTAA
- a CDS encoding Uma2 family endonuclease, with protein MLSKSTAQNDRLGKYAAYTALPSLQTYLIVEQQERRVYAYSWRGEEWTLAELANTGSVDMACMSRKLSLDDIYGDVPV; from the coding sequence GTGCTATCAAAGAGTACGGCGCAGAATGACCGTTTGGGCAAATATGCCGCCTACACCGCCCTGCCCAGCCTTCAGACCTACCTGATCGTGGAGCAGCAGGAGCGGCGGGTGTACGCCTATTCCTGGCGGGGCGAGGAATGGACGCTGGCAGAGCTGGCGAATACGGGCAGCGTGGACATGGCCTGCATGAGCCGCAAGCTAAGCCTCGATGACATTTACGGCGATGTTCCTGTATGA
- a CDS encoding DUF4034 domain-containing protein: MTRHQPAPLLPHLAPLAVPSREELRQLLLNREFSALTERFAQLHTAEAQGLISERQLERAYDGALNYREELTVPLREWAAGAPSFYPAQAALGVHLFGQALKLRTMRRAVDIPEENVERMVGAMMAAQAQLRHAVALDPKASLALISLMFIEMQMGNRAWQLYVEAIQKTPNSMLVRLAMLRNLRTEWGGSEQQQLEFLNRPEHDSLSEEERHELNARQLTQLAHWQLHFAKDAKAAKRTAQASLALVETPYALLALADSSAPLRRVKGLSRALELAPHDLHLQASHASARLESWAPAAPEFARLREAADWGEAYATDLLSVELPLWIWRIRAFILLFVR, from the coding sequence ATGACGCGCCACCAACCTGCTCCCCTTCTCCCCCACCTTGCTCCGCTTGCTGTACCGTCCCGGGAGGAGCTCCGTCAGTTGCTCTTAAACCGGGAATTCAGCGCCCTCACTGAGCGCTTCGCACAACTGCACACCGCTGAGGCGCAAGGACTGATCAGTGAACGTCAGCTGGAACGTGCCTACGACGGGGCCCTGAACTACCGGGAGGAGCTGACCGTGCCCCTGCGGGAGTGGGCCGCGGGAGCACCGAGCTTCTATCCGGCACAGGCGGCATTGGGCGTTCACCTGTTTGGGCAAGCCCTGAAACTGCGCACTATGCGCCGTGCTGTCGATATTCCCGAAGAGAACGTCGAGCGCATGGTCGGCGCCATGATGGCCGCTCAAGCGCAGCTCCGGCACGCTGTAGCGCTTGATCCCAAGGCGTCGCTCGCCCTCATCTCCTTGATGTTCATTGAAATGCAGATGGGCAACCGCGCCTGGCAGCTGTATGTGGAGGCGATACAGAAGACGCCGAACTCCATGCTGGTTCGGTTGGCGATGCTGCGCAACCTGCGCACCGAATGGGGCGGCAGCGAGCAGCAACAGCTGGAGTTTCTCAACCGGCCCGAACACGACTCTCTCAGTGAAGAGGAACGGCACGAACTCAACGCCCGGCAGCTCACGCAACTGGCCCATTGGCAACTGCATTTTGCCAAGGATGCCAAAGCGGCCAAACGCACGGCTCAAGCTTCCCTTGCTCTTGTCGAAACGCCGTACGCCCTGCTGGCGCTTGCGGACAGCTCCGCCCCACTCCGACGAGTGAAAGGACTCAGCCGGGCGCTGGAACTGGCACCGCACGACCTGCATCTCCAAGCGTCTCACGCTTCCGCTCGGCTGGAAAGCTGGGCTCCAGCCGCTCCTGAGTTCGCGCGTCTGCGCGAAGCGGCCGACTGGGGTGAAGCCTACGCCACAGACCTCTTGTCCGTGGAGCTGCCGCTGTGGATTTGGCGCATCCGGGCCTTCATCCTTCTGTTTGTGCGGTGA
- a CDS encoding IS6 family transposase yields MTDRKPYRHRFPLSVICYALRLCHRFPLSQRDVQELLHERGIQVSHETLRQWNIPFAPLLTEELRHREPRRGSRWPLDELCVKVGGVKHWLWRAVDERGDVLDILLQESRDTEAAKSFFVRLLEPYDVPEVIHTDKLWSCGAALWELPVLHTVEHLQVVSTAHCNNLVEQSHRQTRQQERSQLGFKRRRRTQEFLALPARVSNLHRPTRTTIPAALRRSNYTAALLLWQEAMQQAA; encoded by the coding sequence GTGACTGACCGGAAGCCCTATCGTCATCGTTTTCCCCTCAGCGTCATCTGCTACGCCCTGCGGCTGTGTCACCGTTTTCCCCTCAGCCAGCGCGACGTGCAGGAACTGCTCCATGAGCGCGGCATCCAGGTGAGCCACGAGACCCTCCGGCAGTGGAACATCCCTTTTGCGCCGCTCCTGACCGAAGAACTGCGCCATCGAGAACCCCGCCGGGGTTCTCGATGGCCTCTGGACGAGCTCTGCGTCAAGGTCGGTGGGGTGAAGCACTGGTTGTGGCGGGCGGTCGACGAACGTGGCGACGTGCTGGACATCCTTCTTCAGGAATCCCGAGATACTGAGGCTGCCAAATCTTTTTTCGTGCGCTTGTTGGAGCCATACGACGTGCCGGAGGTCATTCATACCGACAAGTTGTGGAGCTGTGGGGCAGCTCTGTGGGAGCTTCCTGTGCTCCACACTGTGGAACACCTTCAGGTGGTCTCCACCGCCCACTGCAACAACCTCGTGGAACAGTCGCATCGACAAACACGGCAACAGGAACGCAGCCAGCTCGGCTTCAAACGACGGCGGCGCACGCAGGAATTCCTAGCGCTGCCTGCCCGAGTCTCGAACCTTCACCGCCCGACCCGAACGACCATCCCCGCTGCCCTCAGACGAAGCAACTACACCGCAGCTCTTCTCCTCTGGCAAGAGGCGATGCAGCAGGCAGCTTGA
- a CDS encoding IS630 family transposase has translation MDGKLTLKYLDQTGLSLMLSVGATWFKRGSGQQFEIPTRWGSSGRINLIGTYSLHTCEEVLEVRELQGSCTGEQVIAYLNTLASGCDPQQLTVVVLDNAPFHKGAKLREQQASWERQGLFLRYLPPYAPFLNLIEGVWRKLKGILMPRRCYNSVTELRAALVTALKILGAKFI, from the coding sequence CTGGACGGCAAGCTGACCCTGAAATATCTCGACCAGACCGGACTTTCTCTGATGTTGTCGGTGGGAGCGACGTGGTTTAAGCGGGGCTCTGGGCAACAGTTTGAGATCCCCACTCGGTGGGGATCGTCTGGAAGGATCAACCTCATCGGCACCTACAGCTTGCATACCTGCGAAGAAGTGCTGGAGGTTCGCGAACTGCAAGGCAGCTGCACTGGGGAGCAGGTGATCGCCTATTTGAACACCTTGGCCTCCGGCTGTGACCCACAGCAGCTCACGGTTGTCGTCTTGGACAACGCGCCCTTTCACAAGGGCGCGAAGCTCAGGGAACAACAAGCCTCTTGGGAACGGCAGGGACTGTTCCTTCGATACCTTCCCCCGTATGCGCCCTTTCTCAATCTGATTGAGGGGGTGTGGCGAAAGTTGAAGGGGATTCTGATGCCGCGGCGTTGTTACAACTCCGTGACTGAACTCCGGGCCGCACTCGTGACTGCGCTGAAGATTCTTGGAGCAAAGTTTATCTAG
- a CDS encoding helix-turn-helix domain-containing protein codes for MARPARRIEISEAADALLRDLETSPYTHPKVRLRASILRLHRQGWSIPQLSAHFGRNHQAIHHDFTRFEERGIPGLADECPPGQPSKVTPEMEQFLHEKLREQRFWNAPLLCEGLAQQFGVVIRPRALANHLQRLGYSWKRARYSPAQTLDPEIVAPHQASLETLKRGHWTAS; via the coding sequence ATGGCCCGTCCTGCTCGCCGCATCGAGATTTCTGAAGCTGCTGATGCGCTGCTTCGGGATCTGGAGACCAGTCCTTATACTCACCCGAAGGTTCGCCTGCGGGCGAGCATCCTCCGGCTGCATCGACAGGGCTGGAGCATTCCCCAACTCTCCGCGCATTTTGGCCGGAACCATCAGGCTATCCACCATGATTTCACCCGTTTCGAGGAGCGTGGCATTCCAGGATTGGCCGACGAGTGTCCACCCGGACAGCCTTCGAAAGTCACACCCGAGATGGAGCAGTTTCTCCACGAGAAACTTCGAGAGCAGCGCTTCTGGAACGCTCCACTGCTGTGCGAGGGCCTCGCACAGCAGTTCGGGGTCGTGATTCGACCTCGTGCGCTGGCCAATCATCTGCAACGCCTGGGATACAGCTGGAAACGCGCCCGATATTCACCCGCTCAGACACTTGACCCTGAAATCGTTGCACCACATCAAGCCTCCTTGGAGACTCTAAAAAGGGGGCACTGGACGGCAAGCTGA